ATTTTGTAAAACTGGCCATAAGAGGCAAAGAAACTATTTATGTGTATTGTGAACTATTCTAGTTGTACTgttattaattataagaattgtttttaatttttttgtgaaattatttatgtataacCGTCATAAATGTAGTATACAATTGTTTCACTAAGCTATACAACTTTATATAACTTGTGACtgttaaatatatcaataaattcACAAGAGATTGAAAACATGTGTTACACAGTGCAACTGGTCTAATCCAATTGATTTCATAGTCCCAGATTGGAATATAACATTTTCAATCTTAGTATgctttatgtatttttgtttattgttttatatattttgtcacaCTATTATGGTATGTAAATATTGGGAGTAGTTTTCAGTATTGATTATTAGGAGTAGCACAATTGACATGTGCAGTTCACATCCTTTGATAATTGTTGCCTGGTCTTTTTATAACATAATCTACTTGTACAACGTATATTTAAAGTTAATAACATTACCTGACATGAGAATAATGGTTGTAACtgacatattaaattttaaaaacatttttttttaaagataaatacatttgaaatttCAGTTCCATTGTACACTGATATAGTTGATGTTTTGTAATTGTGATTTTACGATACCCATGCTCATTCATTGATGTAGTAAAACAGGTGTGGGGCTATGGGAACACAGGCCCCTCCACCTCACCCACACAACTCTGAATATTTTGCATTCTCTACCTACTTTCCATCCACCCTCCCAGCCCCCAAttgaaatacaatttattacatAACTGGTCTATCCAGTTGCTGTCATAGTCCAACACccatgtaaaacaataaaacaatgataTTCAAAACCCAATtttgacctacatgtacatgtcttagcgatcttagtgctatgaaatcataaaaccatcgtaCTCCATGACGTCACTATTATGTGTgctatagtgacgtcatagcctacgatAGTTTTACGATTTCATAGCACTAAGATGGCTATGAAAGTATGGGCCCCGGTATTCTCAGGAAACTTACTGGTGCTGTACACATAACTATACACATATTTTCATAACATATGCAGcgttgcatatatatatatatatatatatacacattttttactaataattatttattgaataaaattattgtttcaTAAGCAATATACAGaggtatgtatacatatatacaaatatattttacgaATCatttttatagaacaaaataattGTAACAATCTACAGAGTTATGTAGAcatgtatacagatatatttcaCTAATCATAATTTGTTTGTAATCATAATGTATGAAACAATAATTGTAACATTATACAATTAACTTGACATCTGTTATCTCAAATTAAAAAGCCATCatatggcatattttttaccAACTATAGTTACATTTATCTTGAAGTAACAAGGCATGAGTTTGTTGCTTCATCCCCTGCAACATGGAGATTGTGAAGTTAGACTGTATCAATACATAGCTATCaaatatagatctacagaaaccataaaagtggtATTTGGTGAAAAGTAAGATTTTCCTTTACTTTAACTgttattcatgttttgtttctgtgttgTTTGGGGTTTCTTTCATGATCTCTTTGTCAGGTATATTttcacagcagtattattaaataattattaatttaactgttATTAAATAAAGGGTAATTTTGActgaaatttctttttaaatgttcataGTCAAGTAAATGTTTTGCAAAAGTTCTGCCAGAACATTGCCATTGCATTATATCATGGCATGATATGTTTTTGATCagataagtgaaagatattgtcaagaattaggaaggatgtatataataaatagaccatttcatgggtttttttgtttaataatatgatttttatgtcagTTGGCGATGTGTTTAAATATGGTTATCGCACATCACATATTGacacaaaattcatttttgaaaaacacaaacatgaaatagcctctaatATAATTTGAATGAAATCATATCTGTGGTGGATAGACATACTCAGTATCAGTGCAGTTGAAtttcaattggatataagcatgaaaatatactgaacttAATTGAAAACATCACCCAACtttgattttattaaaacacaTGATAACCCTAACCTTTGTCTACAGTTTTGGGGTTATTTATTGCTTACCAGAATACATCAAGTTATACACATTGAGCCCGATGCAGGGGCAGATCTGGAAGTTTGAGAAGGAGTGTTTGTTAAGTTTAATAAGTTAGGCTGTCAGATTGTAGACAGTAATAACACCAGCAAAGCCTACAAAGACAGAATGCACATTTGGGTtgttatattgtactgtgtACATCCAGCAAGGAAGGGCCATGTGTTTGTCCCGGGTGAGGTTCCACTAATGTTTTTACTTGGCAGCTAAAAGGGGAGGGTGTGTGTTAAACCCCTAACTAAcccttggatccgccactgaaatgtgttattatttcttcttctatCCTTTTTACATCTACAAATCTGAATTGTCTGTTGTGAAGGGAGTTCAGTATACattcaaatgaaatatttacaaagttCAGATCATCATTAGTCATAGATGTCAGACATACAATACTTTTCACATATACAATGTCATTCATTTTACCTTGATTTGTAcaatattcaattaaggttcaagcacactctCTAGACTGGCTGTCTACAACAGGTCAGTGGTTAATAGCAATGGAGTCGGTGTAGAGGCCTTACACCTCACTGAGCTAATAAAaattgctctgggtgggagccagttttgggatgtgaacccagtacctaccatacTACCGATAGCcaaaccacgacaccactgaagccgAATATAAGCTTTATATGTCTCTAATAGTGCAAATATAGGGCATTCATTTTTTCCCTAATATTtatggatacatgtatgtataaaatgaacctctctgtaaaccggaattctctcaaaaccggatgtttgtcacagttcctttttaaatattaatacagaagagaacctctctaaactggatacccctcaaaaccagactttttgcTATGTCCATTCactgtccagtttagaggggtttcactgtatttgtcTGTATAATTCATTTAAGAATCATGTTGTTGATTTGGACAATTAAACCTCTATAAAGACCACATGGTTGTAATATCAAAGgctggtatgtgctgccctgtctttGGGGAAAGTAtttgaaagattccttgctgctgttTGATACAAGTATGCTGGGTGGTGGCAATATGTTTCTTCTTTAACTCcggaccaagtgttgaaataattgtatattgGACACCAAATAcctgttgtttaaaatgtgctgaggtattgAAAAAATTATTCTTTACTGATCCTGTTCTACAAAATGTTGCTCTTAAAGAGGTCCAGATAGCTTTGTGTCAGAAGggatactgtagatcctgaaattaatgcgatcataatattaatgcgaaaaatatGAGTTTGTGTTagtcgcattaataatatgacggaTTTATTTCTATGTATTGTCCAGCAATACTCCAGTAAGCTATGTGTCACAcgcttttaaaacaaagattaaaattataagacaactggagcacaattcatTGTTTTTACTATTCAAGATCGCTGCAACTTTCTTGGCATATCTTAGAAAGATACAGTtgtatgctaatgtttagccagatttagGTAACTATACCCGTTAGGTAAATGATTGCTGCAAAAATATGCTAGAGTTGATctcatgaaaaaaacattaggGACTAGACTGGTTAATTGATATGTACACTGACATGTTAGCGAGTTGATCTCACTGAAGATGCCTGtaactgttaataacaattgCTTAACTGTTTGTGTTCTGAAGGTCATTACTAGTGGACACACTAGTTAAAAATCATGTACAAATCACTCAATTTACACATTTCATCATGTACCAATCACTCAATTCACACATTTCATCACGTACCAATCACTCAATTCACACATTTCATCACGTACCAATCACTCAATTCACACATTTCATCACGTACCAATCACTCAATTCACACATTTCATCACGTACCAATCACTCAATTAACACATTTCATCACGTACCAATCACTCTATTTACACATTTCATCACGTACCAATCACTCAATTAACACATTTCATCACGTACCAATCACTCAATTAACACATTTCATCACGTACCAATCACTCTATTTACACATTTCATCACGTACCAATCACTCATCACGTTACACATTTCATCACGTACCAATCACTCAATTAACACATTTCATCACGTACCAATCACTCTATTTACACATTTCATCACGTACCAATCACTCTATTTACACATTTCATCACGTACCAATCACTCTATTTACACATTTCATCACGTACCAATCACTCTATTTACACATTTCATCACGTACCAATCACTCTATTTACACATTTCATCACGTACCAATCACTCTATTTACACATTTCATCACGTACCAATCACTCTATTTACACATTTCATCACGTACCAATCACTCTATTTACACATTTCATCACGTACCAATACCAATCTCTATTTACACATTTCATCACGTACCAATCACTCTATTTACACATTTCATCACGTACCAATCACTCTATTTACACATTTCATCACGTACCAATCACTCTATTTACACATTTCATCACGTACCAATCACTCTATTTACACATTTCATCACGTACCAATCACTCAATTAACACATTTCATCACGTACCAATCACTCTATTTACACATTTCATCACGTACCAATCACTTTATTTACACATTTCATCACGTACCAATCACTCTATTTACACATTTCATCACGTACCAATCACTCTATTTACACATTTCATCACGTACCAATCACTCTATTTACACATTTCATCACGTACCAATCACTCTATTTACACATTTCATCACGTACCAATCACTCTATTTACACATTTCATCACGTACCAATCACTCTATTTACACATTTCATCACGTACCAATCACTCTATTTACACATTTCATCACGTACCAATCACTCTACACATTTCATCACGTACCAATCACTCTATTTACACATTTCATCACGTACCAATCACTCTATTTACACATTTCATCACGTACCAATCACTCTACACATTTCATCACGTACCAATCACTCTATTTACACATTTCATCACGTACCAATCACTCTACACATTTCATCACGTACCAATCACTCTATTTACACATTTCATCACGTACCAATCACTCTATTCACACATTTCATCACGTACCAATCACTCAATTTACACACTGAAAGGCAGAGGAGCAggctgtagcccagtggtaaagtgcttgcttgatacATGCTcggattgggatcgatccccgtcggtgggcccatttagttatttcttgttcaagccagtgcactacgactggtatatcaaaggctgtggtatgtgctattctgtctgggatggtggatataaatgatcccttgctactaatgaaaaaatgtagcaggtctcCTCTCctactatatgttaaaattacccaatgtccgacatccaatagccgatgattaatcaatgtgctctagtggtgttgataaacaaaacaaacattttttaaaggcAGATGTCAGTTGTTTTCTGCATAATTTTGTTAAGGACACTAGACCcaaggaaggaaaatgttttatttaacgacgcactcaacacattttatttatggttatatggttaaggaccacacagatatcgaggaagaaaacctgctgtcaccacttcatgggctactcttttcaatttgcagcaagggatcttttatatgcaccatcccatagacaggatagcacataccatggcctttgatgtgaCACTAGACCAGGTTTCACACAGGTGGGCAAAGTAGCCAAACCTTCGCTTTGATCAGCTTGATTCAGACATGTCAATGATTTAGAGGCGACATCAATGTTGCCTTGCAAAAATAGTGACCACTTGAATTGTACACAAGTCCCGGATGAATGAAGAATTCGAGGGACACttattcatagataataattgtGTTAAGTATCTGAGCATTCAAAGCGACACTCTTGCACCATAAAATCATGCGACAGGCTCAGCTCACCTACATATACACTAAATGTCAAATGTGCTACCGACTGTTGAGTATAACTTTTAGTAAATCTGTTATTTTGTACAAATCCAGtatttcttaaattaaaaaaaaaaaaatcaagtttcCTTTTGCCGTCTCAAAGTTTGCTAGAGAATGACTTCACCCTATAATTTGGACATTGCATTAGGCTTGCTAGAAAATTATGAACGAACATGGTAGTCTTCGAGAGATTTATGCTCCTTTCACAAAGGTTAAAcgtttgaacatttatttcaaaatgtattgcAAATACAGATATCAATAAATTAATTCACTGAAGCACTTGCTACCGATATGTACTTGGGTTTATGCTGTAAATGATGAGTGTTCCACAGGTCAATGCCACAGTTTACCAGTTGCATGCAGCAGTTCAGACTTGCTTCAAGTCATCTGTGTGTCATATATTTTCAACCAGTTCATTTTtatgaccaaaaaaaataaaaataataatgtttttaaaagatttaCAAGATCTGGCCCAACTCACTTGAACATTTCTATATTATGGACGAGTACTGGtaatcaaaagctgtggtatatgctgccctgtctgtaggaaaatgtatacacaacatctcttgctactattggaaaaatatagcagtttCCCCTGAAGATTATGTGTctcttacaaaatgtttaacatacaatgattaattaatcaatgtgctctagaagtattgttaaacataaaaacaaattttcaacAGCTGTTATATACCTGCTTTCTGTTTATTATCACTGACGCTGAGCTGTTCAGTTATATTTCAAATTATGCATTGAAGAAATTCAAAACGCATTCTTCATTAtgaaacagttttattttgacAACAGTTTTGATTTTTTGCAAAAGTAACATGATATCACAGTCACATATAAGATATATCAcattgaagaaaaataaatacacatgtactacaAATATGATCTTATTCTAGTAAATGATTGAACTGGGAATATTTGTCATATAATGtgtataaaatgaaaatgcctaAGACAAGTGAagctacatgtgtgtatgtttaacCAAGCAGTGTCAACCGAGGTAGATCAAAGGAACATGGGGAGCCCCatctaaacatatttatgtgcgccttcttttatttttcacattGGTTTAATTGTGATGCCTTTTTGATAAGTTGGTTCATGTGCCTTGTTCCCATTTGTTCCCCCTGCAAAGTATTTCCTGGATGCGCCCCTGGTCAATATAATATACTAATGAATTGCCTTTAGAATTGTTAACAAGTCTATGATTAAATTTTCAAGTTTGGTTAATCACAATTATTACATAGCAGTATGATCCATGCTACTAGTTTCATAAGCATCAAAATGTGTCTGGTTAATCACAATCTGTTGTATATCAGTATAATCCATGCTACTAGTTTCATAAGCATCATACTGTGTCTGGTTAATCACAATCTGTTGTATATCAGTATAATCCATGCTACTAGTTTCATAAGCATCATACTGTGTCTGGTTAATCACAATCTGTTGTATATCAGTATAATCCATGCTACTAGTTTCATAAGCATCATACTGTGTCTGGTTAATCACAATCTGTTGTATATCAATATAATCCATGCTACTAGTTTCATAAGCATCATACTGTGTCTGGTTAATCACAATCTGTTGTATATCAGTATAATCCATGCTACTAGTTTCATAAGCATCATACTGTGTCTGGTTAACCACAATCTGTTGTATATCAGTATAATCCATGCTACTAGTTTCATAAGCATCATACTGTGTCTGGTTAATCACAATCTATTGTATAGCAAACTATGACAGACTTTCACAGCTGATATTggcttttgaatattttatcaaaAGAAAATCTaacatttaatgttaaaatatacaaCAGTAAACCATCTAACATCTAATTGTAACAATTGTAAAAGCTTGCAGTACCAACAttctaggtagtactaaaccaaataacttccggctgggtcaaaattCCAGGttcacccaacttttgataaagaCGTTAACACCttaagtcctgtgattggttataaatgtgagtgtgttggttgtaaaaaaaattagtttcatcctggcaaaaaaatgtatgcaattttatttcatctagtaccactgtgtcaagtagccttgtgcttgaaacatgtatggggtacctgtaaaaaaaagatgctacctgttatctctgaaatgagcagcatcacccccaattttttctgattcactttaagggtgaggggtggtaatatttatgtcaattgatacactgcaggtaggagttttagccacatatgttactattgtcgtctatgggatttgatttggtagcatACACCCTCTAGCTGTAATGAGGTTTTAAAGGTGCTACAACTTAAAAGCATTATGTTTTGATGAGCATGACAAAAATATCAAAGCCAtgaaatatatgtgtatatcacAGATGGAATGTTATTACCtagatgttaaaataatatcacacatCTTAGTAAACCGATACAACTAAGTAGGAAATAATATGCAGCTGTTAATTCACATCAAACACTGTCATTGGatttgaataaaacattgttaattttcctcataataatttacatgaaatatatatgaaaCATATGcagaatgcattttaaaaaaaagaagaacgtTTTAAAGCTAATTTAAGTTCAAAGAAGTCGGTATTCATCACAaatactgtaaaatatttaataggGAAAGACATGTCTTTGACacttataatttaaatcaatatcaatatgttaatatatagttaataatatttGCCTTAGTAGCACATTGAATAAGCAGTTTGCATTGCTGTACCAGCTCTTACCCAGAGGTTTTTTACTGGGAggggtaaggccactacaccaatttgtctctctcactaactacttaAAACTATCCATTAATCCCATCTTGGATAGACCATCTAGATAGCTATGATTTGAACcttaatgaaaataaagatgaaatGTAGATGATGAAAAATTTACAAGTTCCCATCTCATCGCGTGTGTTACACTTCAGGTGTGTTGTGATTATGATAACTCTGGTAACACCCGTGATTGTGGTGGCTGATTCCCTCTGATCCATTGTGTGTGTTACACCTCAGGTGTGTTGTGATTATGATAACTCTGGTAACACCCGTGATTGTGGTGACTGATTTCCTCGTGATCCCTCTGAAAGTCCGCTTCATAGATCTTCTCAAATATGCACTGAAGACATGTGGAAGCCTTGCCTTTATCTCGCTTGTGCAGTGGTACAGCcctataaacaaacaaaactctaattcacatttatttaacgcAGTTTTAATGTATAAACATGATTAAATAAAAGCACCCTGTAATCCTCATAGTGTAAATTATcatgatattaattaaatcaGAAACTCttcttttaaattacttttgGCATGAATTGCTTGACACAtaaagtttgttgttttgtttaacgacaccactggagcacattgattaattaattatcagttattggatgtcaaacatttggtaattctgactcgtagtcaatataggcaacccgctacattttcttaatgcagcaagggatcttttatatgcattttccccacagataGAAAAGCACATAACAcaacttttgaccagttgtggtgcactggttggaatgagaaaaaacccagtcagttgaacagatccactgaggtggctCGATTCTGCGATGCTAatacctcaagtgagcactcaagtgagcactcaaccgactgagctaaatcccgccccctgacACACAAGAGTCAAACAACTAAGCTGTATGAGGTTCAATGTTTAGGATTGTTTTTATCCCCAAGTCAATGGTTCAGATCCAGCCCAGTAAAGGCTTGCTCAAATTTTCTTTGATAGTTTCATCATCTTAATAGAAAACAGTTTTCCATCACCCTCAATTTGATTCAATTCTGTTGTGTTAAGTCTTCATACTTACTACATCACACGTCTCTACATATTTTTACTGGGGAATATCATCTAATTAATGGGGCAGTGATATGGTCATTCACGTTTCTACTGTCCATCAATATCATCTAATTAATGGGGCAGTGATATGGTCATTCACGTTTCTACTGTCCATCAATATCATCTAATTAATGGGGCAGTGATATGGTCATTCACGTTTCTACTGTCCATCAATATCacctttaaattttttaaaaagcaagaATTCCGCAGAACTGAATGTTTCACCTACCATAAACATATTCACATCAATAATACCCTGTAATTGCATccatgttaaaaaaacacacaatttaaaaaaaattaaaattaattaaaattttaattcaataaataaaagtttgttttaaacatacatGGAGATGTACATTCCTAGGCCTGGTGTAATTATAAACCAAGATTCGCTGATGTAGGACTTTATGAGAAAGAGCTGAATGCAACATTTTAACACTGAGCTAACTACAAAAGTTGATGTCGTAGCCGCTAGCAGAAAAGTAATATCTACATTTTGCCTTTTTACTTCATGAAGGCAATGCAAAATCTAAACGTAGAAACAGCTGATGTCGTAGCTGCTAGCAGAAAAGTAATATCTACATTTTGCCTTTTTACTTCATGAAGGCAATGCAAAATAAACTAAACGTAGAAACAGCTGATGTCGTAGCTGCTAGCAGAAAAGTAATATCTACATTTTGCCTTTTTACTTCATGAAGGCAATGCAAAATCTAAACGTAGAAACAGCTGATGTCGTAGCTGCTAGCAGAAAAGTAATATCTACATTTTGCCTTTTTACTTCATGAAGGCAATGCAAAATCTAAACGTAGAAACAGCTGATGTCGTAGCTGCTAGCAGAAAAGTAATATCTACATTTTGCCTTTTTACTTCATGAAGGCAATGCAAAATCTAAACGTAGAAACAGCTGATGTCGTAGCCGCTAGCAGAAAAGTAATATCTACATTTTGCCTTTTTACTTCATGAAGGCAATGCAAA
The sequence above is drawn from the Gigantopelta aegis isolate Gae_Host chromosome 6, Gae_host_genome, whole genome shotgun sequence genome and encodes:
- the LOC121374021 gene encoding uncharacterized protein LOC121374021, which codes for MDYTDIQQIVVNQTQYDAYETSSMDYTDIQQIVINQTQYDAYETSSMDYIDIQQIVINQTQYDAYETSSMDYTDIQQIVINQTQYDAYETSSMDYTDIQQIVINQTQYDAYETSSMDYTDIQQIVINQTHFDAYETSSMDHTAM